Genomic segment of Dromiciops gliroides isolate mDroGli1 chromosome 3, mDroGli1.pri, whole genome shotgun sequence:
ttttttttctttttttattctgaatagaattttattttccaaaatatatgtaaaaacaaaattttaacatcaatttttaaaaaactttgtgttccaacttctcttcccccctccatttctctcacaactagctaatatgggaatttttccatgactactcatgtataacttattttgaattgattgagttcagATCAGCTATTGTTAAATAATTCCCAGAGTCTAGCCTCTGCCTCTTCCTGGTACCCTGCCCACCACACATACCCCTACCTCTTTATACCCTCAGATCCTGCCTTCCTGTTGTAGTTTGTAGAATATTTACTTCCACAGCTAGTTAGTTAAGAAAATAGGAGGCATAGTTTAAAGAGCCATTTCTGTAGTCACCACCttcctcacctctcacctgaTCTATTTTAAAAGCTGTTTAACAGAATCCTGTTACAGTGGAAATAATCATAGAATTAGATTCAAACAATCTCAGTCCTGTTCCTACTCAATGCCTATCTGTGTCATCTTGGatgttccttaacctctctgagtctgtttcctctcctgtaaaattaAGGTTTTGGACTAGAGGATTTCTAAGCTCCTTTCCAATTTTAGGCCCTATGATCCTATGCTAGAAAGTATTTACATTAGGTCTCAAGGCTCTCCTCTTCCGATCCCTCCTAATGTTCCAAAAGCAGGGTTCTTATTGAATCACAACCCTTGCTTAACAGCCCTGTGTGGTTACAAATTCATCTGCAGTAAAGCACAAACAAGATACCCCATCTCTTGATTCCAGACATTTACTCTACCTGTCTGCCacaaatgttcttcctcctcaactctacCTACTGACttgcctggcttcctttaagtcccagctataattttatctttcacaggaagcctttcccaatccctctgaATTCTAGTTCCATCCATCTGTTAATTATtgcaatttattctgtatatatcttgcttagtataattgtttgcatgttgtctcccctgccccaattagattgtaagctcttcatgggcagggactgtatttagCAAAAGTTTACTGATTGAATAATTGGCAGATTCCTATCCCTGGCCCCAATTTGCCCACATCTAACTTGCCCAGGCTTATTTCTCAATACTTCTATCTTaggtctctcctttctcctttgtgTCCCTTATATACACCAGTTTCATCACCTTTGAATGGGTATAAAGGGGTGGGACAAAGGACTTTTCAGATTCGAGtcttctcttcccatccccaTCCATGTTACCATCTCCCAATAAGGATGACTAAAAATAAGAGACAATGACAGTAGATTGCCAGATTAAAAACACTTTATTGGTCAAGGGCTGGGACTACAGGGCAGTATGTACACCATTGCTCCCCTCTGTACATGCAGAGGTTGGGCTTCCATTTGCCCACAGACCCCTACCACAGACAGGTCTAGGTTTAGTGGTACTTGTGGGCCAAGGCGGTGGCCACACCGCTCACCAGCTTCTGCCAAGCAGCCTGCACTTCAGGAGTAAACTCCTTGCCAAAATGAGTGGCCAGTACAATAACCAGAACATTCCCGAGGAGCtgtaggagaaaaagagaaagaaaaagaactcagGGGCCTTGTAAGGAGAGAGCTCCAGCGAGACCTGTTCCCAGGTCATCTATCACAGAGTAGAATATGATCTGTTCTttttgtccttagttcttcccCTCTAAAAGACCCCATTTCTTCCTCTCCAGCTCCTACTATTACCAGACCCACAGAAGTATCCCATGATCCTCATACCCAGTTTCATTTCTGCTCTAATCtaatttccctcttcttcctacttcaaaacctttttctccctgcccccacaccCCATCTCCTAACTCTAAACTTTCTCATATACCAGGGATAGAACTAAGATAAGGTCTAACTCACAAACTTGAAAAGAGCTAATGGGGTGAGGGAGCACAGAAggaggatggaaaggaaagagaaagagggactGATCAGTGGGAAGAAAAAGATATGGAAAGTGAGAGCTGGAAAGAGTGAAAAGAATGTGaatgaagacaaaaggagaaaaatgagaatacTATATTCACAACACCCCATAGAGACAAATGGACTCCTAGATTTATCACTAGAAGGTATGTACAGGAAATCTAGCCCAACTCCCTGTTTTATAGCTGAGGGAATGAGACTCAGTGGTTTGGAGTGACTTTTCATAAGAGCCTATAAGGAGGAGAGGATGCATTCAAATCCAATGCTCCTCACTCCAAAATCAAGGGTTAGTAGTTAATGAAAACAATATGATTCCCaatttcaaaaggaaataaaactgaggcttagagatgtCTTTGCAAGCTTAAGGGATGGTGAGGTTCCCATGGGTTTCCTGATCAGAGTTGGGGTATAGAGTAGGGAAAAAATATGATGATAGAGAAGTAAAGATCCACAAAAAGCACAAACTAGAGGAAGAGGAATTAAACCAGAACCCCAAGTCACCCCACTATTCAAAAGCAGGAAGGCTAGTTGGCAACTAGGTATGCagtgaaaagaggagagagacatggGGCAAGTATGAATGTGTGGGAGCAAAGATGGTtataggaagagagaggagagagttggAGACAAATTGTAAAAGAGTGATCAACAATAAAGGGTACATTGAAAGGAGGATGAGGGGTATTGTGTGAGTGaggaaaaaaaggatagaaagaagaactggaaaagaagcagtgaaggaaaaaaaaggagagtatGAATGAGAGAGGGTTGCAGAGAGCTGttaggaaatagaaaggagagagagtaaAGCTATAGATGGAAAAACAGATCCCCTAAAATATTTGAGGCTTTCAATAACAAACTTAGGGGTGTCTTGCTTTATTCTGGTCCTGGCCCTTCTGAGCACTCAGACACTCCAGAACCCTGTGGGCAATGATAATAAGGCTTAGTATGACTGTCACTCGCTTGCTGAGCCATGGTGCCCAAGACTTACTCTGAAGTTCTCAGGGTCCACATGCAGTTTGTCACAGTGCAGCTCACTCAGCTTGGAGAAGGCACCCTTCAGGTTGTCCAGGTTCTTAACAGCATCACCAAATGAGGTCAGCACCTTCTTGCCATGGGCTTTGACCTTGGGGTTTCCCAAGATAGCAGATGCAGAAGACAGGTTGCCAAAGGAGTCAAAGAACCTCTGGGTCCAGGGGTAGACAACCAGCAGCCtataggggaaagggaaaatgagtCAGAATGTGTATAAGAGTCATCCAGAAGCTGTCAGATTCCCTTAAGGCCAGTCTGTGGGCCTTGGGCTTGACTTCAATCCCTTCCCTTGGTACTTACCGGCCTAAAGCCTCCCCACCAGTCTCTTCTACATTGACCTTGCCCCACACATTAGTGATGGCGGTCTtctcctcagctgtgaaatgcaCCATGATGTTGGTCTTTGTGAGTTTGCTTGTTAACACTGATGTGTGTCAAAAGCAGGTTGATGTGGCAGCAGGTCCTGTGCTGCCTTTTATTTCCAGTCCTTGGCCCCCTGGCCCTTCGCTCCACCCAGACCTCTGAAACCATTGGTCAGAGTCCCTTGGGGGTGGAGCTAGTGACCATAGTGATGGTTATCGGTACTGGACACTCAGTGGGTCAGCGTCTCTATCTTTGGAAACCTGTAGGGGGTCTCCTCTCCTCCTTGGACACTAGTTCACTGATCCAAATGATAGTGTCCCTCATGTTCCCTTCCTCCTGTTGGTTAGCTTTCCTCCTCCACCAAAAAAGTCATCAGGTTTTAATGAGGCTGAGACCCTCTAGGCAGATTAAGGTAAGTGAAAGGAAGTGAAGCAAATAAAAGGGGAAAGTGCTAAGACTAGAGAAAAGTAGGAAGGTCAATCAACTAAGCCACAATGGATATGGTGAGACCAGAATACATTTAGAAAGGAAACAACTGGCTACAAATGTAGCAGTCATTTCAGAGTTACACAATCCAATTATCTACTATtcagagcaaagatcaaaataaatACCAAATCAAGGGTAGAGATAAAGATGGGAAGATGAAAAGTATGTAAAATTATAACAGCTCCAAAGGGATTTCTTTAAGTAGGATACAGGAACCGAGTAAGAATGaactataattattaatatttgttaGAGAAATGCATTCACGGCAataagtagatttttttaaagctcagaAATAGCTTCAGTCATCATTGGTAAGAACactcaatttggagtcagaaatctgggttcaaaacctgtctctgtcactagctgtgtgactagtaATGCAAACAAAAACCTAGTGAATATTGGATCTTTAAATTCCCTTATAACTCTAAATTCTATCATGCTGTGGTTAATCAGTATTTTTGAGGGCCACTACTTAGCTCTGCTATCTTTTCTATTCCCAGGTTTTGTTCTGGAAGGTCCCATATCTTCTTCTCCTTCATTTCCTATCTCCAGAAACACAGAACTGTCCCATAATCCTCATGCTCACATCCATCCTCACCCTAGTTCCTTAGGGTCCCAAAAGGACCCTTTATGATCTTTCTTCTCCCCTAAgaacttccctttctcctccctccacatCTTCTAGCCTCACTTCTTCCTCCCATAGTGAAGAGATCACTTGCTTCAAttgggagacaaagaaaaagaataaatcttTACAATGAAAAATGTCACAGAGCAGGTGGAGAGTCAATAATAAACtcatcaaattattatttttttttttggtgaggcaattggggttaagtcacttgcccagggtcacccagcaagtaagtgttaagtgtctgaggttggatttgaactcaggtcctcctgactccagggccggtgctctatccactgcaccacctagctgccacaaattctttaaaataatacagAACAGGTTGTTTTAGTTATTAGAGTATGGAGCAGCTCAAACTGCAAAgtttaaaggaagagagatcCCAGGGATACTAGAGATAGGTTATAAGGAAACTCTAGGATGAGCCTGCTTGTGTTCTCTGCCTTGTTTGCTGAATTCGGGGCTCCTTCATGGTCAATCTAGTCTAGGACACCTCtatctatgtctctgtctttctgtatctctgtctgtctctctgtttctctttgtctctgtctctgtctgtctctctctgtctctctgtctctctctctctctctgtctctctctctctctgtctctgtctctctctctctctctctcattcctcatCTCCTATGTCTTTGTCTGCATGAGTTTGCCTCtgcatatttctttctctgttcaagTGTGTAAAATTTCAAGGGGCTCTATTCTGAAAAATACCTGTGTGTGGAGAGTCTTCTGAATGGACATAGAGGCAAAGAGCCCCAGACATGTCTAACTCATAGTTGTGTCACCTTATAGAGTCTTCTGCCCAGACCCTTACAAGAACGGGCCTTTCTTTACCTAATTcttttgtgccccccccccccatacccacACTTTGTCCTTTACTTCTCTAAACTCCAAGGCaagactccccccaccccaatctcttCAGATTATGGAAGAAAACAAGTGCTTTCTAACAGATTATTTGATATCTCCCTCCCCAACTATCCTCAAACCCCACTACACAGTATCATCCCTTGGAGCCCTGGCATTAGATCtattgtgtctttctgtctcccagGAGGGAACTTCTTTGacaaaacaaaccccaaccaCATAGTCACTTCTACAGAGATTTGAGGTTTATGGTCTTTTCcatacaacaatcctgtgaaatagtTGCAAGTctttttatccttgttttatagatcaggaaacagaACCTCAGAGAAGCGAAATGCCTTGCCTTATGTCAAATTACCAAGAAGTGTTGGATgcagcattcaaacccaggtatcTCCTGGGCTCTGTTTCAAATTTATAGGACGTGCACATCATGCTGCTTCTCTCTGCTGCTTCTTTCCTACTCTCTTCCCACTCTCAATATATATAGCACACCAGCTTATGGCAAAATGCCTGCCGACTTGTGTTTATCCTTCTAGCCTTACTCTGTTCTTTGTTTCATATGAATCTAACTCCTAGTTGTTCCCCGAACTAaaaattccatctcccatctctaagcATAGAATGTATTTCCTCTTTACTTCTGTCTCTCAggatccttatcttccttcaaggctcagattaAGTGCCACTGTCTCCATGAAGCCTGTTCTGGTTTCTCCCAGAGGTtagttccctttccctcttcaaattttctttttaactagATGAATGCTATTTTCCTCAGTGAAATATAAGGCCCTTGTGGGAAAGAACTGTTTCATGGGAtgatggatttagaactgaaaggaatcttagagatcaaaTCCATATCCTCTCCCTGCAGGCtaaagttggggaaactgaggcccacagagatgtCAGATCGTCAGTGTTAGAGCtgacattcaaacccaggttttccaactccaaatccagtgttttcctTTGTACCATAGTACCTCTTCTTGTCTCCAGTTCCTAAAAGAGTGATTTATATAGAATTATATTGAATAAATGATggctgaatttatttattttcttggatACTTGGGT
This window contains:
- the HBE1 gene encoding hemoglobin subunit epsilon, which produces MVHFTAEEKTAITNVWGKVNVEETGGEALGRLLVVYPWTQRFFDSFGNLSSASAILGNPKVKAHGKKVLTSFGDAVKNLDNLKGAFSKLSELHCDKLHVDPENFRLLGNVLVIVLATHFGKEFTPEVQAAWQKLVSGVATALAHKYH